Proteins found in one Nostoc sp. NIES-3756 genomic segment:
- a CDS encoding glycoside hydrolase family 43 protein: protein MNYTNPVYDGYFADPFVWQHEGVYYAIGTGAAEAEGNVDEIDIAHKSRVFPLLRSFDFVNWHFVGNALLRPDPALGDNFWAPEVAYSDGLFYLYYSVGHEDKNHQLRVATSDSPLGPYQDVGVTLVNPDSCPFAIDPHPFRDDDGQWYLFYARDFLDTEAGVHAGTALVVDRLQTMTQLAGESKVVLRARSPWQRFLANRLMYGEIYDWHTLEGPCVRKHEGKYYCFYSGGRWETEDYGVDYGIADHVMGPYSDVGNEAGPRVLKSVPNFVRGPGHNSIVVGPDGQTKYVVYHAWTHNMDKRQICLDKLIWTPEGPRCQGPTWTSQTIAEGRRQEAGGRR from the coding sequence ATGAACTATACAAACCCAGTTTATGACGGTTATTTTGCCGATCCCTTTGTTTGGCAACATGAGGGCGTGTATTATGCGATCGGCACAGGTGCGGCTGAGGCGGAAGGAAATGTAGACGAGATTGATATTGCTCACAAATCCCGTGTGTTTCCTCTGTTGCGTTCCTTCGATTTTGTCAATTGGCATTTTGTGGGTAATGCACTGTTACGACCAGACCCAGCCCTTGGTGATAATTTTTGGGCCCCTGAAGTTGCTTACAGTGATGGACTGTTTTACCTCTATTATTCTGTAGGACATGAGGACAAGAATCATCAATTACGTGTAGCTACTAGCGATAGTCCCTTGGGGCCTTATCAAGATGTTGGTGTTACCCTTGTAAATCCTGATTCTTGTCCCTTCGCCATTGACCCGCACCCATTCCGTGATGACGATGGGCAGTGGTATCTATTTTACGCCCGTGATTTTCTCGATACAGAAGCTGGTGTACATGCAGGTACGGCGTTGGTTGTGGATAGGTTACAAACCATGACACAACTTGCTGGCGAAAGTAAGGTAGTTTTACGGGCGCGATCACCTTGGCAACGGTTTTTAGCCAATCGTTTGATGTATGGTGAAATCTACGATTGGCACACCTTAGAAGGCCCATGTGTGCGTAAGCATGAAGGTAAATACTATTGCTTTTATAGTGGTGGACGCTGGGAAACTGAAGACTATGGTGTAGATTATGGCATAGCTGATCATGTGATGGGGCCTTACTCTGATGTAGGGAACGAAGCTGGGCCACGAGTGCTAAAGTCTGTGCCTAATTTTGTCAGAGGGCCAGGACATAATTCTATTGTTGTTGGGCCAGATGGTCAAACTAAGTATGTCGTCTACCACGCTTGGACACATAATATGGATAAGCGGCAAATCTGTTTAGATAAACTCATCTGGACACCAGAAGGGCCACGTTGCCAAGGCCCTACTTGGACATCCCAGACTATAGCAGAAGGCAGAAGGCAGGAGGCAGGAGGCAGGAGGTAA
- a CDS encoding mevalonate kinase family protein — protein sequence MRIFVPGRLCLFGEHSDWAGEYRQINPQIEKGYTLIVGTNQGIYADVKPHPTELIIHASLNDGKRYEPLRLPMESHTLQYVAQQGGFFSYAAGTAYQFLIRYGVGGLEIDNYLTDLPIQKGLSSSAAFCVLIARAFNRLYNLKMTIREEMEMAYLGERTTPSLCGRMDQACAYGNRPILMIFDGEQIEIIEIEVSQDLFLVIVDLGGNKNTQEILKRLNECYPFATNQIQQNVQKYLGYISSEITQAAVKAIQQGDAQLLGTLMTKAQAEFDQHVVPACPEQLTANKLHQLLNHEPLSPYIFGGKGVGSQGDGTAQLIVENQESQTKVIEIIKRDFPQMQALQLTISQLSRKV from the coding sequence ATGAGAATCTTTGTGCCTGGCCGTCTTTGTTTGTTCGGAGAACACAGCGATTGGGCCGGAGAATATCGCCAGATTAATCCTCAAATCGAAAAGGGCTATACCTTAATTGTTGGAACTAATCAAGGAATTTATGCCGATGTTAAGCCTCATCCTACTGAGTTAATTATTCATGCTTCTCTTAATGACGGCAAACGTTATGAACCGCTCAGATTACCAATGGAATCGCATACCCTCCAGTATGTAGCTCAACAAGGCGGTTTTTTTAGTTATGCTGCTGGTACTGCTTATCAATTTCTGATTCGTTATGGTGTCGGCGGACTTGAAATTGATAATTATCTCACCGACTTACCTATCCAAAAGGGATTATCTTCAAGTGCTGCCTTTTGTGTGCTGATTGCTCGCGCTTTTAATCGTCTATATAACTTGAAGATGACAATTCGTGAAGAAATGGAGATGGCTTACTTAGGAGAAAGAACCACTCCTAGTCTCTGCGGTCGTATGGATCAGGCTTGTGCTTATGGAAATCGTCCCATCTTGATGATATTTGATGGTGAACAAATTGAGATCATTGAGATAGAAGTTAGCCAGGATTTATTTTTGGTAATTGTTGATCTCGGAGGTAACAAAAACACACAAGAAATACTCAAAAGATTAAATGAATGTTATCCTTTCGCTACTAATCAGATTCAGCAAAATGTGCAGAAATATTTAGGTTATATTAGCTCGGAAATTACCCAAGCAGCAGTGAAAGCAATACAACAAGGAGATGCCCAACTTCTGGGAACTTTGATGACAAAAGCCCAAGCTGAATTTGATCAGCATGTAGTACCAGCTTGTCCAGAACAATTAACTGCAAACAAACTGCATCAACTTCTTAATCACGAGCCTCTGAGTCCTTATATTTTTGGAGGAAAAGGTGTAGGTTCTCAAGGTGATGGCACTGCACAACTGATTGTTGAAAATCAAGAGAGTCAAACAAAAGTCATCGAAATTATTAAGCGTGATTTTCCGCAAATGCAAGCGTTACAGTTAACTATTTCCCAACTCAGTAGAAAAGTTTAA
- a CDS encoding cation:proton antiporter: MKDDTTEVLMLCSWLTDAVGIYAVFGAFILGTAMPRGEFAQQVRDRIEFLTTGFLLPIFFVFSGLNTEVRLVNTPLLWAFTGLILAIAILGKGVACMLAAKMAGVNWRESATIGVLMNARGLMELIILNIGLEQGIITPTLFTIMVIMAILTTLMASPLVNLLLQGTAYEQSPEQSPA; encoded by the coding sequence ATGAAAGATGATACCACTGAGGTTTTAATGTTATGTTCTTGGCTGACTGATGCAGTTGGTATATATGCAGTGTTTGGTGCATTTATTTTAGGTACAGCAATGCCACGGGGAGAATTTGCCCAACAAGTGCGCGATCGCATTGAGTTTTTGACAACTGGGTTTTTGCTACCAATATTCTTTGTTTTCTCAGGACTGAATACAGAAGTTAGACTGGTGAATACACCTTTATTGTGGGCTTTCACCGGATTAATTTTAGCGATCGCCATTCTTGGTAAAGGTGTCGCCTGTATGCTAGCAGCAAAAATGGCAGGAGTAAACTGGCGCGAGTCGGCAACTATTGGTGTATTAATGAATGCTCGCGGTTTGATGGAATTAATTATCCTGAATATTGGTTTAGAACAAGGGATTATCACACCAACTTTATTCACCATCATGGTGATTATGGCAATACTAACTACACTGATGGCATCACCGTTAGTTAACTTGTTGTTGCAAGGCACAGCTTACGAACAATCGCCCGAACAATCACCCGCTTAA
- a CDS encoding pentapeptide repeat-containing protein: protein MADLHAANLHQAALERANLSGANLEKANFRGDYFRRWRQ, encoded by the coding sequence ATCGCAGATTTACACGCAGCCAATTTACATCAAGCAGCATTAGAAAGAGCCAATTTGAGCGGAGCTAATCTAGAGAAGGCTAATTTTAGAGGGGACTATTTTAGAAGGTGGCGACAGTAG
- a CDS encoding RpoD/SigA family RNA polymerase sigma factor has translation MSSLSSDMVRVYLQEIGQFPLLTSDQEITYGRQVQQMIAIDEQKQQLSEQLQREPTLAELANFVNKTEAEINQILHKGKRAKQKMITANLRLVVSVAKKYQRRNLEFLDLVQEGAIGLQRGVEKFDPNRGYKLSTYIYWWISQAITRAIAEKSRTVRLPIHVNEKLNQIKKIQRELFQTLGRRATVAEIAQKVDLEPSQIREYLSAASGTISLDLKVGDNQDTELSELLADEGVSPNEQITQELLRQDLNDLLASLKPVQREVLILRFGLLDNQERSLAQIGEKLNVSRERVRQIQQQAMTALRRQHPSIEQYLSS, from the coding sequence ATGTCTAGCCTGAGTTCTGACATGGTTCGCGTTTATTTGCAAGAGATTGGTCAGTTCCCTTTATTAACATCAGACCAAGAAATAACTTATGGCAGGCAAGTACAGCAAATGATTGCCATTGACGAGCAAAAGCAGCAGCTTAGTGAACAATTGCAACGAGAGCCAACGTTAGCAGAATTAGCGAATTTTGTAAACAAAACCGAAGCGGAAATAAATCAAATACTTCACAAAGGAAAACGAGCCAAGCAAAAGATGATTACAGCAAATTTGCGGCTGGTAGTTTCCGTTGCGAAAAAATATCAGCGCCGCAATCTGGAGTTTTTGGACTTAGTTCAAGAAGGAGCGATCGGTTTACAAAGGGGTGTAGAGAAGTTTGACCCCAACCGAGGTTATAAGTTATCAACATATATATATTGGTGGATTAGTCAAGCAATTACTAGAGCGATCGCCGAAAAATCTCGCACAGTCAGGCTACCGATTCACGTTAACGAGAAACTGAATCAAATCAAAAAGATACAGCGAGAACTATTTCAAACCTTGGGTCGTCGTGCTACTGTTGCCGAAATTGCTCAGAAAGTGGACTTAGAACCCAGCCAAATTCGAGAATATCTCAGTGCAGCTAGCGGGACAATTTCTCTAGATTTGAAAGTCGGAGATAACCAAGATACCGAACTAAGCGAACTACTAGCGGATGAGGGTGTATCCCCCAATGAACAGATCACCCAAGAGTTGTTGCGTCAAGACTTAAATGATTTGTTAGCATCACTCAAACCCGTGCAGCGAGAAGTATTAATCTTGCGCTTCGGACTGTTGGATAATCAAGAACGAAGCCTAGCTCAGATTGGCGAGAAGCTGAATGTGAGTCGAGAGCGAGTACGTCAAATTCAGCAACAAGCAATGACTGCTCTGCGTCGTCAACATCCATCAATTGAGCAGTATCTTTCCTCTTAA
- a CDS encoding PadR family transcriptional regulator, giving the protein MGLSQAILTCLINAPHSGYDLSKVFSESVGYFWQASQQQIYRELSKLESAGLIVSEVIPREGRLDKKVYSITEQGKQHLIEWMHKPSEPDIIREDLLVKIFSGGIVPVNVLIEDVVRHRRIHLDKLLKYQDIEKEKCPYPRELNQEEKLRNLVLKAGIKYEQSWIEWCDEALAVLKSISPD; this is encoded by the coding sequence ATGGGTTTATCGCAAGCAATCCTGACCTGTTTAATTAATGCTCCCCACAGTGGTTATGATTTGTCTAAAGTCTTTAGCGAATCTGTAGGATACTTTTGGCAAGCTTCTCAGCAACAAATTTACAGAGAACTAAGTAAACTTGAGTCGGCGGGTTTGATTGTGTCTGAAGTCATTCCCCGTGAAGGTCGCCTAGATAAGAAAGTGTACTCAATCACAGAACAAGGAAAGCAGCACCTCATAGAGTGGATGCACAAACCTAGTGAACCGGACATTATCAGAGAAGATTTATTAGTAAAGATTTTTTCTGGCGGTATAGTACCAGTAAATGTGCTGATAGAAGATGTTGTACGTCACCGCAGAATCCATTTAGATAAATTACTTAAATATCAAGACATTGAAAAAGAGAAATGTCCTTATCCAAGGGAACTAAATCAGGAAGAAAAATTGAGGAATTTAGTTTTAAAGGCAGGAATTAAGTATGAACAATCATGGATAGAGTGGTGTGATGAGGCACTCGCAGTATTAAAGTCTATATCTCCAGATTGA
- a CDS encoding ABC exporter membrane fusion protein, producing the protein MQNLHPDQFRNLKYPNRSLIVGIVALALASVAGSLYLLVRPGKEITPVVVDNRPVIKAVTALGRIEPQGEVVQVSVSQTAGSNRVAELLVKSGDRINKGQIIAILDNRDTRLATLNRAKQQVIVAQSQLAQVKAGAKQGEIAAQQALIAELEAELRQELAARVATVRRLEAEVRNAQIEYQRYQYLQETGAVSASMRDSKKLTLETAEASLREALANRSQTSETLQERLRQAKATLNRIAEVRPTDVQAAQAQVDSAKAAVQEAQANLELAYVKSPKTGQILKTHTLAGEVVSDKGIVEIGQTNQMYVVAEVYEVDINRVKVGQRATITQLNLPGELTGNVEQIGLLIAKKDVLNTDPAADIDARVVEVKIRLNPESSKRVAGLTNSKVKVAIALNER; encoded by the coding sequence ATGCAAAACCTCCATCCAGACCAATTCAGGAATCTCAAGTATCCGAATAGATCGCTTATAGTTGGTATAGTTGCCCTAGCCTTGGCAAGTGTGGCTGGTTCGTTATATTTGCTAGTGCGACCAGGGAAAGAAATTACCCCTGTTGTGGTTGATAATCGTCCTGTAATCAAGGCTGTAACAGCTTTGGGGAGGATAGAACCGCAAGGTGAAGTTGTACAGGTGTCAGTTTCCCAGACGGCTGGAAGTAACCGCGTAGCCGAACTGTTAGTCAAAAGCGGCGATCGCATTAATAAAGGACAAATCATTGCTATCCTAGATAACCGCGATACTCGGTTAGCAACGTTAAATAGAGCAAAACAACAAGTTATAGTCGCACAATCACAATTAGCGCAGGTAAAAGCGGGAGCAAAACAGGGAGAAATTGCTGCGCAACAAGCTTTAATTGCGGAACTAGAAGCAGAATTACGCCAAGAACTAGCAGCCAGAGTGGCGACAGTCAGGCGCTTAGAAGCAGAAGTGAGAAATGCACAAATCGAATATCAACGTTATCAATACTTGCAAGAAACTGGTGCAGTTTCCGCCTCTATGAGAGATAGTAAAAAGCTGACACTAGAAACCGCCGAAGCGAGTTTACGAGAAGCCTTAGCCAACCGCAGCCAAACATCAGAAACCCTGCAAGAAAGACTCAGACAAGCGAAAGCCACCTTAAACCGAATTGCAGAAGTCCGTCCTACCGATGTGCAAGCTGCACAAGCACAAGTAGATAGCGCCAAAGCCGCAGTCCAAGAAGCTCAAGCTAATTTAGAGTTAGCTTATGTCAAGTCGCCTAAAACTGGTCAAATCCTGAAAACTCATACCTTAGCTGGGGAAGTAGTTAGTGACAAAGGTATTGTGGAAATCGGACAGACGAATCAAATGTATGTTGTAGCCGAAGTGTATGAAGTGGATATCAACCGCGTCAAAGTCGGACAACGTGCAACAATAACTCAACTCAACCTCCCCGGAGAATTAACCGGAAACGTCGAGCAAATAGGCTTGCTGATTGCCAAAAAAGACGTACTCAACACCGACCCAGCCGCCGATATCGATGCGCGAGTAGTAGAAGTAAAAATCCGTCTCAACCCTGAATCTAGCAAGAGAGTCGCAGGTTTAACTAACTCCAAAGTCAAAGTTGCGATCGCATTGAATGAGAGATGA
- the devC gene encoding ABC transporter permease DevC encodes MTMKNIAWLQLSREKARMLVAIAGIAFADVLMFLQLGIREALFDGAVQLHNSLEGEIVLVNSRYKSLFSQQRFSQRRLYQAMGFTGVQSVSPIYVDPLAWKNPDNQETWNIYVIGFNPEEKVLNLAGVQENLTQLREPDTVLFDQGSRKEFGQIVSRFKTTGLFATEVNHRQIKTVGLFKLGTSFGINGNLITSDINFFRLFNQRRQPGLIDIGLIKLDTGANIDWVLANLKANLPDDVIVLTKQQFADQEKNYWNRSTPVGFTFTLGVIIGFMVGAVIVYQILYSDVSDHLAEYATLKAIGFKNRYLLIIVFQEALILAAIGFIPGIAISQGLYMITRQATLLPIMMTLDRAVFIFILTTLMCSISASLAIRKLQSADPADIF; translated from the coding sequence ATGACTATGAAAAATATAGCATGGTTGCAATTATCGCGGGAAAAAGCACGGATGCTAGTGGCGATCGCTGGGATTGCTTTTGCAGATGTGCTAATGTTTTTACAACTTGGTATTCGTGAAGCTTTGTTTGATGGTGCTGTGCAACTACACAACAGCTTAGAAGGCGAGATTGTGCTAGTGAATAGTCGCTACAAATCTTTATTTTCACAGCAGCGTTTTTCACAACGCAGACTTTACCAAGCGATGGGTTTTACTGGTGTGCAATCAGTCAGTCCTATCTATGTTGATCCCCTGGCTTGGAAAAACCCTGATAACCAAGAGACTTGGAATATTTATGTGATTGGTTTTAATCCAGAAGAAAAAGTCTTGAATTTAGCAGGTGTACAAGAAAATTTAACTCAATTAAGAGAACCTGATACTGTGTTATTTGATCAGGGTTCTCGTAAAGAATTTGGTCAGATTGTGTCTCGATTTAAAACTACTGGCCTCTTCGCTACAGAAGTTAATCATCGTCAAATCAAAACAGTTGGTTTATTTAAGCTAGGAACCTCTTTCGGCATCAATGGCAACCTAATCACGAGTGATATAAACTTCTTCCGTCTCTTTAATCAAAGACGGCAACCAGGGTTAATTGATATAGGACTAATAAAGTTAGATACAGGGGCAAATATAGACTGGGTATTAGCTAATTTAAAAGCTAATCTTCCTGATGATGTTATAGTATTGACAAAACAACAGTTTGCCGACCAAGAAAAAAATTATTGGAATAGAAGCACACCTGTAGGTTTTACATTTACATTGGGTGTAATTATTGGTTTCATGGTGGGTGCAGTCATTGTGTATCAAATTCTCTATAGTGATGTTTCTGATCACCTAGCAGAATACGCAACATTGAAAGCTATAGGTTTCAAAAATCGTTACTTACTTATAATTGTCTTTCAAGAAGCCTTAATTTTAGCAGCCATTGGTTTTATTCCCGGTATTGCCATTTCCCAAGGCTTGTACATGATTACCCGCCAAGCAACACTCCTCCCCATCATGATGACATTAGATAGAGCAGTGTTTATCTTCATACTCACAACCTTGATGTGTTCAATCTCTGCATCTCTAGCCATCAGAAAACTACAATCTGCCGACCCTGCCGATATTTTTTAA
- a CDS encoding DevA family ABC transporter ATP-binding protein, with product MFPAISISHLNHYYGEGSLKKQILFDINLEIKPGEIVIMTGPSGSGKTTLLTLIGSLRSVQSGSLKILGKELLGANKNAMVEVRRNIGYIFQAHNLLGFLTAQQNVQMPFAMTGSIPVKTAATKAAAMLSTVGLGERLNYYPDDLSGGQKQRVAIARALVHHPKLVLADEPTAALDSKSGRDVVNLMQQLAKEQGCTILLVTHDNRILDIADRIIHMEDGYLVSQ from the coding sequence ATGTTTCCTGCCATAAGCATCTCCCATCTCAATCACTATTATGGTGAAGGTTCACTAAAAAAGCAGATTCTTTTTGATATCAACTTAGAAATAAAACCAGGAGAAATTGTCATCATGACAGGCCCTTCTGGTTCAGGCAAAACTACTTTACTAACATTAATTGGTAGTTTGCGGTCTGTACAATCAGGTAGCTTAAAAATATTAGGTAAAGAATTACTCGGCGCTAATAAAAATGCAATGGTGGAAGTGCGTCGTAATATTGGTTATATATTTCAAGCCCATAACCTTTTAGGGTTTCTTACAGCCCAACAGAATGTGCAGATGCCTTTTGCAATGACAGGTAGTATTCCTGTAAAAACAGCAGCAACCAAAGCGGCGGCAATGTTATCAACTGTCGGCTTAGGAGAAAGACTAAATTACTATCCAGATGACCTCTCAGGTGGACAAAAACAAAGAGTAGCGATCGCTCGAGCTTTAGTACATCATCCTAAACTAGTATTAGCCGATGAACCGACTGCGGCCTTAGACAGTAAATCCGGGCGAGATGTAGTTAATTTAATGCAGCAATTGGCAAAAGAACAAGGTTGTACAATCCTGCTAGTAACTCACGATAACCGCATTTTAGATATAGCCGATCGCATCATTCACATGGAAGATGGGTATTTAGTTAGTCAATAG
- a CDS encoding alkaline phosphatase D family protein, producing MEFINNNFLATQFNRRNFLLGAGFLTGLAVASQWHPVKAQTSFSGYPFSLGVASGDPLPDSVVLWTRLAPEPLNGGGMPPVNVPVQWQIARDENMTQVVQQGTVLATPELGHSVHVDVRGLEADRWYWYQFKVGNEVSSVGRTRTAAAPFSSIQKFNFAFASCQDWQNGFYTAYKHMAEEDLDLVVHLGDYIYEYGSEPGAPRQHIGPEIITLADYRNRYALYRTDANLQAVHANFPWAVTWDDHEVDNNYANFIPEDNQTRQAFERRRANAYQAYYEHMPLRLSSLPKRSSLLLYRRLTFGNLAEFNILDTRQYRTDQPCGDGLKPLCDAALDPKATMTGARQEAWLFRGLDKSPARWNVIAQQTMLAQFDFDGRSGVQLFNVDQWDGYVVARKRLLNFLEQRKPSNPVVITGDIHSSWVHDLKADFNNQLSATVGTEFVGTSITSDFPTAFIAPVQAALKDNPHTKFFDGAYRGYVRCQLTRELWQSDYRAVSSILEQDATIKTLASFVVENGQLGAKKA from the coding sequence ATGGAATTTATCAATAACAACTTCCTCGCAACCCAATTTAATCGACGGAATTTTTTGCTGGGTGCAGGATTTCTTACAGGGTTAGCCGTAGCTAGTCAATGGCATCCTGTGAAAGCACAAACAAGCTTTTCCGGCTACCCATTCAGCCTGGGTGTTGCGTCTGGAGATCCCTTACCAGATAGCGTAGTGTTATGGACAAGACTCGCACCAGAACCTCTCAATGGTGGTGGTATGCCACCAGTAAATGTCCCTGTGCAATGGCAAATTGCCCGGGATGAAAACATGACGCAAGTTGTGCAACAAGGAACAGTTTTAGCCACACCAGAACTAGGACACTCTGTACACGTTGATGTGCGTGGGTTAGAGGCTGACCGTTGGTATTGGTATCAATTTAAGGTAGGTAATGAAGTTAGTTCTGTAGGACGTACACGTACAGCCGCCGCACCTTTTAGTTCTATTCAAAAATTTAATTTTGCCTTTGCTTCTTGCCAAGATTGGCAGAATGGCTTTTACACAGCCTATAAACACATGGCGGAGGAAGACCTCGACCTAGTTGTCCATTTAGGTGATTACATTTACGAGTATGGGTCTGAACCTGGTGCGCCGCGTCAACATATTGGCCCGGAAATTATTACCCTAGCTGACTACCGCAACCGCTATGCTTTGTACAGAACTGATGCGAATTTACAAGCAGTTCATGCTAACTTTCCTTGGGCAGTAACTTGGGATGACCATGAAGTAGATAATAACTATGCCAACTTTATACCAGAAGATAACCAGACTCGGCAGGCATTCGAGCGCAGACGCGCCAATGCGTACCAAGCGTATTATGAGCATATGCCATTGCGCCTATCTTCTTTACCTAAGCGATCTAGTTTGTTGCTATATCGGCGGTTAACTTTTGGGAACTTAGCCGAGTTCAATATTCTCGATACTCGCCAATACCGTACTGACCAACCTTGTGGTGATGGACTCAAGCCGCTTTGTGATGCAGCTTTAGACCCAAAAGCGACTATGACAGGTGCAAGGCAAGAAGCTTGGTTATTCAGGGGTCTAGATAAATCACCAGCACGTTGGAATGTAATTGCTCAACAAACCATGTTGGCTCAATTTGATTTTGATGGACGTTCAGGTGTGCAACTATTTAATGTTGATCAGTGGGATGGTTATGTAGTTGCACGTAAACGGCTGTTAAACTTTTTAGAACAGCGTAAACCCTCAAACCCAGTAGTGATTACTGGAGATATTCATTCCAGTTGGGTACATGACTTAAAAGCTGACTTCAATAACCAACTTTCCGCTACAGTTGGTACTGAGTTTGTAGGTACTTCTATTACTTCGGACTTTCCTACTGCTTTTATTGCTCCCGTACAAGCTGCACTCAAAGATAATCCTCATACGAAATTCTTTGATGGTGCTTACCGGGGTTATGTTCGTTGTCAATTAACCAGAGAACTTTGGCAAAGTGATTACCGTGCAGTCTCTAGCATACTTGAGCAGGATGCTACCATCAAAACCTTAGCTTCGTTTGTGGTAGAAAATGGGCAACTTGGTGCAAAAAAAGCTTGA
- a CDS encoding diacylglycerol kinase family protein: MPQQVTQSPTPNSLPSLVMKERELSWQVATNLLISFKYAWAGIIYSFQTQRNFRIHVSVCALAIALSIFLHLQPVEISVIGITSGLVLVMELLNTAIESLVDLTVKQTYHELAKIAKDCAAGAVLVSAMVAVLVAAALLLPPLVVLIRSAL, translated from the coding sequence ATGCCTCAACAAGTTACCCAGTCACCAACGCCAAACAGCTTACCATCACTAGTAATGAAAGAACGGGAACTTTCTTGGCAAGTTGCCACTAACTTATTGATTAGCTTTAAGTATGCCTGGGCGGGAATTATCTATAGTTTTCAAACTCAGCGTAATTTTCGCATTCATGTTAGTGTTTGTGCATTGGCGATCGCATTAAGTATTTTCTTACATTTACAACCCGTAGAGATATCGGTTATTGGCATCACTAGCGGTTTAGTCTTGGTGATGGAGTTGTTGAATACTGCGATCGAGTCTCTAGTAGACTTGACTGTAAAACAGACCTACCATGAGTTGGCAAAAATCGCTAAGGACTGTGCAGCCGGTGCGGTGCTAGTTTCGGCTATGGTAGCAGTACTGGTTGCAGCAGCTCTATTGCTCCCACCTCTGGTAGTTTTGATTAGGTCGGCTTTGTAG
- the ybeY gene encoding rRNA maturation RNase YbeY gives MQVELDVQDYFFESFPEVAQASGYVDTITAATWEDWFGRWLEILESDLPPAPSYEICLRLTDDTEMQAINAQYRQQDKPTDVLSFAALEVDLPQNPELTAEPLYLGDIVVSINTAQRQANQQEHSLSTELAWLTAHGLLHLLGWDHPDEESLIAMLKQQVILLQAIGINININS, from the coding sequence GTGCAAGTTGAACTAGATGTACAAGATTATTTCTTTGAGTCTTTCCCAGAAGTAGCTCAAGCTTCTGGATATGTGGATACTATAACTGCTGCAACCTGGGAAGACTGGTTTGGTCGTTGGTTAGAAATTCTTGAGTCTGATCTTCCGCCTGCACCAAGCTATGAAATTTGCTTGCGGCTAACTGATGATACCGAAATGCAAGCAATTAATGCCCAATACCGTCAGCAAGACAAACCTACAGATGTCTTGTCCTTTGCTGCTTTAGAAGTAGATTTACCCCAAAATCCGGAATTGACCGCAGAGCCGTTGTATCTAGGTGATATTGTGGTTTCTATCAATACGGCACAACGTCAAGCTAATCAACAGGAGCATTCTTTGTCAACTGAGTTAGCTTGGTTAACTGCTCACGGTTTATTACATCTGTTGGGTTGGGATCATCCTGATGAAGAAAGTTTAATCGCAATGCTAAAACAACAAGTGATACTATTACAGGCTATTGGTATTAATATCAACATTAATAGTTAA
- a CDS encoding DUF3285 domain-containing protein has protein sequence MSNSPSTESQPSYVKLAMRNMVRKGGTSVKHFVLTAVGLLAVLVGLAYLTR, from the coding sequence ATGAGTAATTCGCCTTCAACAGAATCTCAACCTAGCTATGTCAAGCTGGCTATGCGCAATATGGTGCGTAAGGGTGGAACTTCTGTTAAACATTTTGTTTTGACTGCCGTGGGACTTTTAGCCGTCCTGGTGGGGCTTGCTTATTTAACTCGCTAA